The Xiphophorus maculatus strain JP 163 A chromosome 21, X_maculatus-5.0-male, whole genome shotgun sequence genome window below encodes:
- the psme1 gene encoding proteasome activator complex subunit 1, translated as MASPGIQLESKKQVDDFCQKLSKEAEQLLSKFFPEKIEQLQMLLKTSFSCDDLASLKSPLDIPIPDPAKEEAKRKKKEEKEAKEGKKDKDSDKEEEDSGPPCGPICSNERVESLLNEVKPEIQTLKEKLNTVSMWVQLQIPRIEDGNNFGVAVQEKVFELLTNTRTKIEAFQTQISKYYSERGDAVAKASKQPHVGDYRQLVHELDQYQYRELRLVVLDIRNTYAVLFDIINKNYDKIKKPRGDGKALIY; from the exons ATGGCTTCTCCGGGTATTCAACTCGAGTCGAAGAAACAG gtgGATGACTTCTGTCAAAAACTTTCCAAGGag GCAGAGCAGCTGCTGTCCAAGTTTTTCCCTGAGAAGATTGAACAGCTGCAGATGCTCCTGAAG ACATCTTTCAGCTGCGATGACCTGGCTTCCCTGAAGTCTCCACTGGACATCCCAATCCCAGATCCGGCCAAAGAGGAGGCCAAGCgcaagaagaaggaggag AAAGAGGCGAAGGAAGGGAAGAAGGACAAAGACAGCGataaagaggaggaggattCAG GGCCTCCTTGTGGTCCCATCTGCAGCAACGAGAGAGTGGAGAGTCTCTTGAATGAGGTCAAACCTGAGATCCAGACTCTGAAGGAGAAGCTCAACACA GTGTCAATGTGGGTGCAGTTGCAGATCCCGAGGATTGAAGATGGCAACAACTTTGGAGTGGCCGTACAG GAGAAAGTGTTTGAGCTGCTGACCAACACGCGCACCAAAATCGAAGCATTCCAGACTCAGATTTCAAA GTATTACAGTGAGAGAGGCGACGCCGTGGCCAAGGCCTCCAAGCAACCCCATGTG GGAGACTACAGACAGCTGGTTCACGAGCTGGACCAGTATCAGTACAGAGAGCTTCGCCTGGTGGTCTTGGACATCCGCAACACATAC GCGGTGCTGTTTGACATCATTAACAAGAACTACGACAAGATTAAGAAGCCCAGAGGAGATGGGAAAGCTCTCATCTACTGA
- the fitm1 gene encoding fat storage-inducing transmembrane protein 1, with the protein MDPNSKNSWTSFGAEVNLEKLQKVAAELILPGRFILRPLSAALGFVTRLLAWVLGCSLVRRHFHLMLSGLVLFGPLLSFWVSKYSIFANGHHYLYRKFLRSTWGWTCILTGSFVALLSFSARRSVSLTLRHLSRIGLAGLLWWGCRHLLTLLEDAAGACYEPLAPAQDAQSSPALGQPLLLLHEDQSKASCLKANMMWRGYEVSQETLVLCLCCLLLVEELSVFGLHLAQERRLHRSPSSPLGVLFLLCVVLLVIWMVLLLCLLAYFPAWPSQQLGGALGYLGWRGLYQGWYRLTPSQGSPGLPGEGLFTGTDSDKHSQ; encoded by the exons ATGGATCCAAACAGCAAAAACTCCTGGACAAGCTTCGGGGCAGAAGTCAACttggaaaagctgcagaaggTAGCGGCGGAGCTGATTCTCCCGGGCAGATTCATCCTCAGACCTCTGAGTGCCGCTCTGGGGTTCGTGACCCGCCTGCTGGCCTGGGTTTTAGGATGCAGCCTGGTCCGGAGGCATTTCCACCTCATGCTGTCGGGGCTGGTCCTCTTTGGGCCTCTGCTGAGCTTCTGGGTGTCCAAGTACAGCATCTTCGCCAACGGCCACCACTACCTGTACAG AAAGTTCCTCAGGTCTACTTGGGGCTGGACCTGCATCCTCACAGGTTCCTTCGTCGCCCTCCTCTCCTTCTCGGCCCGCCGCTCCGTCTCCCTCACCCTGCGCCACCTCTCTCGGATCGGCCTCGCTGGTCTTCTGTGGTGGGGCTGTCGGCACCTTCTGACCCTATTGGAGGACGCAGCCGGCGCCTGCTACGAACCTCTGGCGCCCGCCCAGGACGCCCAGAGCTCCCCCGCCCTGGGGcagcctctgctgctcctgcacGAAGACCAGAGCAAGGCGTCGTGCCTCAAGGCCAACATGATGTGGCGAGGGTACGAAGTGTCGCAGGAAACGCTCGTCCTCTGCCTGTGCTGCCTGCTGCTTGTGGAGGAACTGTCCGTGTTTGGTCTCCACCTGGCGCAGGAGAGGCGTCTTCATAGGTCCCCTAGCTCTCCGTTGGgagtcctcttcctcctctgtgtaGTTCTGCTCGTCATATGGATGGTCTTGCTCCTGTGTTTGCTGGCATACTTCCCTGCGTGGCCGTCTCAGCAGCTGGGAGGAGCTCTGGGTTACCTGGGGTGGAGGGGCCTCTATCAGGGATGGTACCGGCTAACGCCCAGTCAGGGGTCCCCTGGTTTACCCGGAGAGGGCCTCTTCACCGGCACAGACTCTGATAAACACTCCCAGTAG
- the dcaf11 gene encoding DDB1- and CUL4-associated factor 11 isoform X1, producing the protein MGSQSSSGMSCGRGSSSGNPADQSEAAEPNQNQNQNQSNSSSSGSSSRGRRTADRQQSDRQSAFEEDVDLAEVLAYLLRRGQVRVVHGHEATGLQLVQSYSDSDEDSDGAWDGRLGDRYNPPVDSQPDTQEVDRSEIRTQILLATASSALKSRHSFTHMLTEREQGRCRGSSFSHGECSRIRTHFLPNYVSHKDTYLQKAFCGLYSEEGNMFLSACQDQNIRLYDTTRGRFHLQRTVKARDVGWSVLDVCFTPDARNVLYSSWSDYIHLCSIDGDSENHTALDLKLVFPLIVTYNITKQVIYHSLPAWPPSAPPSFSTRMNDAVSSCRPIIRPVLPLRVCLCPSVQRRDHSFAVFLIEIKIFCCAISLGRLRGWGLLLCDNNVCVCVCLRVCVCVCVCVLCSPDERRFCVFSLAASTDGKEILGGANDGCLYVFDLEQNKRTLKIDAHEDDVNAVAFADSSSQLLFSGSDDALCKVWDRRTLREDRPQPVGQLAGHRDGITFIHSKGDARYLISNSKDQSIKLWDVRKFSPKEGLAASRLAVTQQNWDYRWQQVPQRALKKHKLTGDTSVMTYRGHGVLHTLIRCRFSPEFSTGQRFIYSGCSTGKIVIYDVLTGMVVSRLSGHDACVRDVSWHPYDDKIISSSWDGAVRMWEHRQTHPLEEEREREEKR; encoded by the exons ATGGGCTCGCAGTCCAGTTCTGGGATGTCTTGTGGAAGGGGCTCTTCCAGTGGCAACCCAGCAGACCAGTCTGAAGCAGCAGaaccgaaccagaaccagaaccagaaccagagcaacagcagcagcagcggcagcagcagccgAGGCCGCAGGACGGCTGACAGGCAGCAGAGCGACAGGCAGTCCGCTTTCGAGGAGGACGTTGATCTAGCTGAAGTGCTGGCTTACCTACTGAGAAG GGGCCAGGTCAGAGTGGTCCATGGCCATGAAGCTACTGGACTGCAGCTGGTCCAGTCATACTCTGACTCCGATGAGGACAGCGACGGAGCCTGGGACGGGCGGCTGGGCGACCGCTACAATCCGCCAG TGGACTCCCAGCCCGACACACAGGAAGTGGACCGCAGTGAGATCCGAACGCAGATCCTCCTGGCTACTGCCTCGTCCGCCTTGAAGAGCCGACACAGTTTCACCCACATGCTCACAGAG AGAGAACAAGGCAGATGTAGAGGCTCCAGTTTTTCCCATGGAGAGTGCAGCCGTATCCGCACACA TTTTCTGCCAAACTACGTGTCCCACAAGGATACTTACCTGCAGAAAGCTTTTTGTGGACTGTACAGTGAGGAGGGCAACATGTTCCTCTCCGCCTGCCAAG ACCAGAATATCCGCCTGTACgacaccaccagggggcgcttcCACCTGCAGCGGACAGTGAAGGCGCGTGACGTGGGCTGGAGCGTGCTGGACGTCTGCTTCACTCCGGATGCTCGCAATGTGCTCTACTCCAGCTGGTCTGATTACA TTCATTTGTGCAGTATAGATGGAGACAGTGAAAACCACACCGCCCTGGACCTCAAGTTAGTGTTTCCCCTCATAGTAACTTATAACATTACGAAGCAGGTAATCTATCACTCCTTACCCGCCTGGCCTCCTTCAGCTCCCCCTTCATTTTCCACCCGGATGAATGACGCCGTCAGCAGCTGTCGCCCCATCATCCGTCCTGTCCTTCCTCtccgtgtgtgtctgtgtcccTCTGTCCAACGCAGAGATCATTCATTcgctgtttttttaattgaaataaaaattttttgttgtgcaatATCACTTGGTAGGCTGCGTGGTTGGGGTTTACTGCTTTGCGATAATAacgtgtgtgtatgcgtgtgtttgcgtgtgtgtgtgtgtgtgtgtgtgtgtgtgctctgcaGTCCAGATGAGAGGAGGTTCTGCGTGTTCTCGCTGGCTGCGTCAACAGATGGCAAAGAGATTCTGGGCGG AGCAAACGACGGCTGCCTTTACGTTTTTGATCTCGAGCAGAATAAGCGAACATTGAAG ATCGATGCCCACGAGGACGACGTGAACGCGGTGGCGTTCGCCGACAGCTCGTCCCAGCTGCTCTTTTCTGGCAGCGACGACGCTCTGTGCAAGGTGTGGGACAGACGGACGCTGCGAGAGGACAGGCCGCAGCCCGTCGGACAGCTGGCCGGCCACAGAGACGGCATCACCTTCATCCACAGCAAG GGCGACGCTCGCTATCTCATTAGCAACTCGAAGGACCAGTCCATCAAGCTGTGGGACGTCCGGAAATTCTCACCCAAAGAGGGTTTGGCTGCCTCCCGCCTGGCAGTCACCCAACAAAACTGGGACTACCGCTGGCAGCAGGTTCCCCAGAGAG CCctgaagaaacacaaactgacCGGCGACACCTCGGTGATGACCTACCGCGGCCACGGCGTTCTGCACACGCTCATCCGCTGCCGCTTCTCGCCGGAGTTCAGCACCGGGCAGAGGTTCATCTACTCCGGCTGCTCCACGGGAAAAATCGTCA tcTACGACGTCCTGACTGGCATGGTGGTGTCCAGGTTGTCGGGTCATGACGCGTGTGTGAGGGACGTCAGCTGGCACCCCTACGATGACAAAATCATCAGCAGCTCT TGGGACGGAGCGGTGCGCATGTGGGAGCACAGACAAACCCACCCGCTGGAGGAAGAGCGGGAGAGGGAAGAGAAGAGATGA
- the dcaf11 gene encoding DDB1- and CUL4-associated factor 11 isoform X2 produces MGSQSSSGMSCGRGSSSGNPADQSEAAEPNQNQNQNQSNSSSSGSSSRGRRTADRQQSDRQSAFEEDVDLAEVLAYLLRRGQVRVVHGHEATGLQLVQSYSDSDEDSDGAWDGRLGDRYNPPVDSQPDTQEVDRSEIRTQILLATASSALKSRHSFTHMLTEREQGRCRGSSFSHGECSRIRTHFLPNYVSHKDTYLQKAFCGLYSEEGNMFLSACQDQNIRLYDTTRGRFHLQRTVKARDVGWSVLDVCFTPDARNVLYSSWSDYIHLCSIDGDSENHTALDLNPDERRFCVFSLAASTDGKEILGGANDGCLYVFDLEQNKRTLKIDAHEDDVNAVAFADSSSQLLFSGSDDALCKVWDRRTLREDRPQPVGQLAGHRDGITFIHSKGDARYLISNSKDQSIKLWDVRKFSPKEGLAASRLAVTQQNWDYRWQQVPQRALKKHKLTGDTSVMTYRGHGVLHTLIRCRFSPEFSTGQRFIYSGCSTGKIVIYDVLTGMVVSRLSGHDACVRDVSWHPYDDKIISSSWDGAVRMWEHRQTHPLEEEREREEKR; encoded by the exons ATGGGCTCGCAGTCCAGTTCTGGGATGTCTTGTGGAAGGGGCTCTTCCAGTGGCAACCCAGCAGACCAGTCTGAAGCAGCAGaaccgaaccagaaccagaaccagaaccagagcaacagcagcagcagcggcagcagcagccgAGGCCGCAGGACGGCTGACAGGCAGCAGAGCGACAGGCAGTCCGCTTTCGAGGAGGACGTTGATCTAGCTGAAGTGCTGGCTTACCTACTGAGAAG GGGCCAGGTCAGAGTGGTCCATGGCCATGAAGCTACTGGACTGCAGCTGGTCCAGTCATACTCTGACTCCGATGAGGACAGCGACGGAGCCTGGGACGGGCGGCTGGGCGACCGCTACAATCCGCCAG TGGACTCCCAGCCCGACACACAGGAAGTGGACCGCAGTGAGATCCGAACGCAGATCCTCCTGGCTACTGCCTCGTCCGCCTTGAAGAGCCGACACAGTTTCACCCACATGCTCACAGAG AGAGAACAAGGCAGATGTAGAGGCTCCAGTTTTTCCCATGGAGAGTGCAGCCGTATCCGCACACA TTTTCTGCCAAACTACGTGTCCCACAAGGATACTTACCTGCAGAAAGCTTTTTGTGGACTGTACAGTGAGGAGGGCAACATGTTCCTCTCCGCCTGCCAAG ACCAGAATATCCGCCTGTACgacaccaccagggggcgcttcCACCTGCAGCGGACAGTGAAGGCGCGTGACGTGGGCTGGAGCGTGCTGGACGTCTGCTTCACTCCGGATGCTCGCAATGTGCTCTACTCCAGCTGGTCTGATTACA TTCATTTGTGCAGTATAGATGGAGACAGTGAAAACCACACCGCCCTGGACCTCAA TCCAGATGAGAGGAGGTTCTGCGTGTTCTCGCTGGCTGCGTCAACAGATGGCAAAGAGATTCTGGGCGG AGCAAACGACGGCTGCCTTTACGTTTTTGATCTCGAGCAGAATAAGCGAACATTGAAG ATCGATGCCCACGAGGACGACGTGAACGCGGTGGCGTTCGCCGACAGCTCGTCCCAGCTGCTCTTTTCTGGCAGCGACGACGCTCTGTGCAAGGTGTGGGACAGACGGACGCTGCGAGAGGACAGGCCGCAGCCCGTCGGACAGCTGGCCGGCCACAGAGACGGCATCACCTTCATCCACAGCAAG GGCGACGCTCGCTATCTCATTAGCAACTCGAAGGACCAGTCCATCAAGCTGTGGGACGTCCGGAAATTCTCACCCAAAGAGGGTTTGGCTGCCTCCCGCCTGGCAGTCACCCAACAAAACTGGGACTACCGCTGGCAGCAGGTTCCCCAGAGAG CCctgaagaaacacaaactgacCGGCGACACCTCGGTGATGACCTACCGCGGCCACGGCGTTCTGCACACGCTCATCCGCTGCCGCTTCTCGCCGGAGTTCAGCACCGGGCAGAGGTTCATCTACTCCGGCTGCTCCACGGGAAAAATCGTCA tcTACGACGTCCTGACTGGCATGGTGGTGTCCAGGTTGTCGGGTCATGACGCGTGTGTGAGGGACGTCAGCTGGCACCCCTACGATGACAAAATCATCAGCAGCTCT TGGGACGGAGCGGTGCGCATGTGGGAGCACAGACAAACCCACCCGCTGGAGGAAGAGCGGGAGAGGGAAGAGAAGAGATGA
- the thtpa gene encoding thiamine-triphosphatase: MSVEVEQKFLFDSDTLKAIEDIGDCVGQKRFHDQYFDTPDFQLTLRDVWLRRRKRSWELKCPIDPVKGSAEPGREQSLCTRYKEITSLPEIYQRVKEVIKDAREDCDADVPPSDEDDSWLSKLKLCCFAEFATTRRSFTLKGEDGVKIDLDQADFGYHVGEIEVLVPEGGDIQSAQEKIRHTAQRLGLNQERRVEGKMTAYLKRYRPEQYAILLSAHVL, encoded by the exons ATGAGCGTGGAAGTGGAACAAAAGTTTTTATTCGACTCCGACACCCTGAAAGCGATAGAGGACATCGGAG ATTGTGTCGGGCAGAAACGGTTTCACGATCAGTATTTTGACACCCCGGATTTTCAACTGACTTTGAGAGACGTGTGGCTGCGCAGACGGAAACGATCCTGGGAGCTCAAGTGTCCGATAGATCCGGTCAAAGGCTCGGCGGAGCCAGGACGAGAACAGTCTCTGTGTACTCGGTATAAGGAGATCACGAGTTTGCCTGAAATTTACCAGAGAGTGAAGGAGGTGATTAAAGACGCACGTGAGGACTGCGATGCGGACGTTCCCCCCTCTGACGAAGACGACTCCTGGCTGAGCAAGTTGAAGCTGTGCTGCTTCGCAGAGTTTGCCACAACACGGAGGTCATTTACTTTGAAAGGAGAGGATGGGGTGAAGATAGATCTAGACCAAGCTGACTTTGGCTACCATGTGGGGGAGATAGAGGTCCTTGTTCCAGAGGGGGGAGACATACAGTCTGCACAAGAAAAGATCAGACACACCGCTCAAAGGCTGG GTCTGAACCAGGAGAGGCGAGTTGAAGGAAAAATGACCGCGTACCTTAAAAGATATCGTCCAGAGCAATATGCAATACTGCTGAGCGCGCACGTTTTGTAG